AGTCGGCGACTACTCTATAAGAAGAGCATTTCGGGCATCTATCGGGGGTCCCTTTTTCATGTCGAACCAGGGCAATACCAAATGTTGACAATAGCGTTTGGACAGCGTCAACGGCCATCCATCCGTCGAACCGAACAGCGTTCGAGGAGTGTGTGAGCCAGTTGACAAGTTGCCACGTTGATTTAGACATTGCCTTAAGGTAACCGCGGACCTCTTCCGCACTGTTTCCTCGCGCTATTGTGTCCGCGATTAATCCTGACCATTGCACAAAGTCACCCGCCTTAGGTGCCTTTTGTCCCTCGGGGACCATATCAGTCGAAGAGACCGACCGTACGAATGCGATTAGGCACTCTCTACACATCATACCCACCGCCTGAAATCCTTCAGCTTCGTCGGCCTCCTCGAGTGCTTCCGCAGCTTGTTCCCAACGTCTCCACACGGATTGGCTTAGACGGTGTTCATGCTCAGGGGCTTTGCGAGCTTGCCTTGCCATCACCCTCATGGTCACGCCGATGTGGAATGAAACGGTATAGTCCAGGCTTGGAAAAAGCTTTTGAGAATACAAGTTGGTCGGGTTAGTGATGACCCAATATCTGTCTTTGTTAGTCCTGACATCCCATGCGTCGAGCCTTCTATCGAAGAGGTTTTCAATAGCCAACTTCTCGAGGTGCGTTACCTTTTCTCCTCCGGCTTCCAACTCAACATATTCTCGGATGTAACGCTCCTCATGTTCAGGCTGTTTCAGTACAGTCTTCTTCAGCGCAGAGTCGGACACAGGACCGGGAATCGCGTGGGAGGATTTGCCAGTCTTCCGTGGAGACATAACATGCTCCTGCGTTAGTACTTTATGAGTATTATAACATAAAGACAATTTACTGCTTAAGGTTTCAATAAGACCGCCAGGTTTTGTCCACTCCGTATCGAGTCGAATCCTCTTTTGGCTTCTTCAAGCGGCATTATCTCGGAAATCAGCGGTTTGATATTGACGAGCTTGTTGGCCATCAGATTAAGGGCAGCCAATATTGACCCACCGATGTGTCCTCGAATAGTCAACTTATTGGCTACCCAGTGGGCAGGGTCTACCTCCATAGGCCTGATGAATCCTGTCAAGGCTATTGTACCACCGTGTCTGACCATGCGAACTGCCTGATTTAACACCTTCCCTTCACGCACACAAACTAAGACCGCATCAGGGCCCGCATCAGTTAACTCTGTAACTGCATCCACAATGTCCACTTCTCTGGCATTGAGCGCTGCATCGGCTCCCATTTCCAGCGCCTTATCCAAGCGCGATTTCACTATGTCGGCAACAATGACAGGGGCTACACCCATAGCTCTTGCGCATAGCATCGCACACAGGCCGATTCTGCCGGCGCCAATGATTACGGCGGACTGCCCTATTTTCAAATCTGCGGCGTTGATTGAGCCTATTCCTGTAGCCAGAGGTTCTGTTAGGCAAGCTTCTTCTGACGGTACATTTTCAGGCACCAATTGAAGTGAATGTTGAGGCTTCAAGAAATATTCGGCCATGGCACCGCCCCTTTTCCAGAATGCCTGACTTCCTACATAGGAACCTCTTGATGGTCCACCAAGACACAGGTGATACATCAGGTGCTTACAGAAGTAGCACTCCCCGCAGGGCTGTTTTATCTGAGAGCTCGTCACCCTGTCGCCGACTGACCATCCCTGAACATCTTTACCGATTTCGACAACTTCAGCTACCCATTCATGCCCCAGTATGGTCCCAGCATGCAACTCAAAACCGGGGATATCTTGAAGTGCACCATCAAGATATTCAATGTCAGTGCCGCAAATCGAACAGTATATGGTTCTGAGGAGGACGGTCCCGGGTTCCGCCCGTGGCGTTGGAATTTCCTGTACCTTGATGCTTTTCAGATCTTCCTGGATTACTACTGCTCTCATACCAAACACCTCATCATGATACTGATATGAATTATTATCTCATATCGGCCTTAAGTACTCCTATTTAACTTACAATGTGCATCGTCAGCATTTATGGCACA
Above is a genomic segment from Chloroflexota bacterium containing:
- a CDS encoding zinc-binding dehydrogenase — its product is MRAVVIQEDLKSIKVQEIPTPRAEPGTVLLRTIYCSICGTDIEYLDGALQDIPGFELHAGTILGHEWVAEVVEIGKDVQGWSVGDRVTSSQIKQPCGECYFCKHLMYHLCLGGPSRGSYVGSQAFWKRGGAMAEYFLKPQHSLQLVPENVPSEEACLTEPLATGIGSINAADLKIGQSAVIIGAGRIGLCAMLCARAMGVAPVIVADIVKSRLDKALEMGADAALNAREVDIVDAVTELTDAGPDAVLVCVREGKVLNQAVRMVRHGGTIALTGFIRPMEVDPAHWVANKLTIRGHIGGSILAALNLMANKLVNIKPLISEIMPLEEAKRGFDSIRSGQNLAVLLKP